From a single Lolium rigidum isolate FL_2022 chromosome 7, APGP_CSIRO_Lrig_0.1, whole genome shotgun sequence genomic region:
- the LOC124675586 gene encoding 1-aminocyclopropane-1-carboxylate synthase-like produces the protein MAGKPELLSRMAAGDGHGENSSYFDGWKAYDENPFDLHHNRGGVIQMGLAENQLSLDLIEEWSKAHPEASICTVEGASQFKRIANFQDYHGLPEFRQAMAQFMGQVRGWKATFDPDRVVMSGGATGAQETLAFCLANPGEAFLVPTPYYPGFDRDCCWRSGIKLLPIECHSSNDFRLTKEALVTAYERARSDGIIVKGILITNPSNPLGTTTDRATLAMLATFATEHRVHLICDEIYAGSVFAKPEFVSIAEVIEHDVPGADRDLIHIAYSLSKDFGLPGFRVGIVYSFNDAVVACARKMSSFGLVSSQTQHFLAKMLGDEEFMAMFLRESAARLAARNERFTAGLREVGIGCLRSNAGLFSWMDLRGMLRGGEKTAEAELELWRVIVRKVKLNVSPGTSFHCREPGWFRVCHANMDDETMEVALDRIRVFVRQHQRQQAKAQRWAAKGQLHLSLQRHAGIASQYHALSSPMAALLSPRSPLVHAAS, from the exons GACGGGTGGAAGGCCTACGACGAGAACCCCTTCGACCTGCACCACAACCGCGGGGGCGTCATCCAGATGGGCCTCGCCGAGAACCAA CTCTCGCTGGACCTGATCGAGGAGTGGAGCAAGGCCCACCCGGAGGCGTCCATCTGCACGGTGGAGGGCGCCTCGCAGTTCAAGCGGATCGCCAATTTCCAGGACTACCATGGCCTCCCGGAGTTCAGACAG GCAATGGCCCAGTTCATGGGGCAGGTGAGGGGCTGGAAGGCGACATTTGACCCCGACCGCGTCGTGATGAGCGGCGGCGCCACCGGAGCCCAGGAGACGCTCGCCTTCTGCCTCGCCAACCCCGGCGAGGCATTCCTCGTGCCCACGCCATACTACCCAGG ATTCGACCGCGACTGCTGCTGGAGATCAGGAATCAAGCTGCTGCCGATCGAGTGCCACAGCTCCAACGACTTCCGGCTCACCAAGGAGGCGCTGGTGACCGCCTACGAGCGCGCGCGGAGCGACGGCATCATCGTCAAGGGGATCCTCATCACCAACCCTTCCAACCCGCTCGGCACCACCACGGACCGGGCGACGCTGGCCATGCTGGCGACCTTCGCGACGGAGCACCGCGTGCACCTGATCTGCGACGAGATCTACGCGGGCTCCGTCTTCGCCAAGCCGGAGTTCGTGAGCATCGCCGAGGTGATCGAACACGACGTGCCCGGCGCCGACAGGGACCTCATCCACATCGCCTACAGCCTCTCCAAGGACTTCGGACTCCCCGGGTTCCGGGTCGGCATCGTCTACTCGTTCAACGACGCCGTCGTGGCCTGCGCGCGCAAGATGTCCAGCTTCGGGCTGGTGTCCTCGCAGACGCAGCACTTCCTGGCCAAGATGCTCGGGGACGAGGAGTTCATGGCGATGTTCCTGCGCGAGAGCGCGGCAAGGCTGGCGGCGAGGAACGAGCGGTTCACGGCGGGGCTCCGGGAGGTGGGCATCGGGTGCCTGCGCAGCAACGCCGGGCTCTTCTCGTGGATGGACCTGCGCGGGATGCTCCGCGGCGGGGAGAAGACGGCGGAGGCGGAGCTGGAGCTGTGGCGCGTCATCGTGCGCAAGGTCAAGCTCAACGTGTCGCCGGGGACGTCCTTCCACTGCCGGGAGCCCGGGTGGTTCCGGGTGTGCCACGCCAACATGGACGACGAGACCATGGAGGTGGCGCTGGACCGGATCCGGGTCTTCGTGCGCCAGCACCAGCGCCAGCAGGCCAAGGCTCAGCGCTGGGCCGCCAAGGGGCAACTCCACCTCAGCCTGCAGCGCCACGCCGGCATAGCTTCGCAGTACCATGCTCTCTCCAGCCCCATGGCGGCGCTGCTGTCTCCACGCTCACCGCTGGTCCACGCCGCCAGCTAA